The DNA sequence CCAGACGCCCAGCGTGTGACCCTTGAAGTCGGCCTCTGTCTTGATCGGGCCGTCTGCCGGGCAAACCAGTTCCATGCCGGCCTTCTTGTAAGGCTGGGCGATGTTGACGAGGCCGACGCCTTTTTCGCGGGCAGCAAGAGCGCCGCCCATCCAGTCGACGATGACGTCAGCGCCGCCGCCGGCAATCACCTGTTCCGGTGCAATGTCCGGGCCGCCCGGCTTGATTTCGACGTCGAGGCCGGCTTCGTCATAAAAGCCCTTGTCCTTGGCGACGAAATAGCCGGCGAACTGGGCCTGGGCGACCCATTTGAGTTGCAGCGTCACCTTGTCGGCAGCGTTTGCGGCGCCTGCCATCAGTGTCATGGTGAGTGCCAGTGTCAGTCCGAGTGTTTTTTTCATTTTTGGTTCCTCTCTGGTTATGGCTCAGGGCTATCTATCTGCGATAGCTCGGATGCCAGAATGTGACGGAGCGCTCAAGAAGTGCAAGCGCCCCGTAAAACAAAGACCCGACAATAGCCGCCATGGCGATTTCCGCCCAGACCATGTCGAGATTCATCCGACCCACTTCGGTCGAAATCCGAAAGCCCATGCCGACAATCGGCGTGCCGAAGAACTCGGCGACGATGGCGCCGATCAGCGCCAGCGTGGAGTTGATCTTGAGGGCATTGAAGATGAAAGGCATTGCGGCCTGAAGCCGCAGCTTGAGCAGCACCTGCCAATGGGTGGCGCCATAGGTGCGCATCAGGTCGCGTTCCATGTCGCCGGTGGCCGCCAGCCCGGCAAGTGTGTTCACCAGCATCGGGAAGAAGGTCATGACGATGACGACGGCGGCCTTCGACTGCCAGTCGAAGCCGAACCAGATCACCATGATCGGGGCAATGCCGATCATCGGCAGCGCCGAGACCATGTTGCCGATCGGCAGCAGGCCGTTGGCAAAGAAGCGGAAGCGGTCGGCGAGAATAGCGACGAGGAAGCCGGTCGTGCAGCCGACGACATAGCCGAACAGCACGGCCTTGAGCACGGTCTGGCGGAAATCGGCTGCCAGGATTGATGTGGACGTGACAATCCTCGCCCCGATGGCGGAAGGCGGCGGCAGCAGTACGAACGGTACGCCGGCACCGCGAACGATGCATTCCCACAGGATCACGACCCAGATGCCAAACAGCGCCGGGACAATGATGGAAACAGCGCTGGTCTGGTTGGCGCGGCTGCCATCGCCGGACAGTACCGTGACCAGCCGCCAGCCGAGAAGCCAGGCTGCGGCAAGGGCTGCGAAATAGCCGTGCGTGGCGGTGCCGAAGCCATCGACCAGACCTGAAATCAGCATTGCCGCTGCGCCAAAGCTCGACAGCGTCAGAATGGCGGTTTCCACGGCAAAGCTCAGCCGCAGCATCGACAGCAACGCGCCTGCGGCCAGAATTGCCGCCACCGTCAGCGACGTTGTCTGGCTCATGCCTGCAGTGAAGGGCAGGGCGGTTAGGCTGTAGAGAGTGGCCAGCAGTGATAGCAACGCCTGCCAGTTGGGACGTAACACACTCATTGGGTTTTTGCTCCCATGCGGGTGTTGACGAACCGGCCGACGATATCGACTGCGCTCACAAGCAGGATGGCGACAACGGAACCTGCGATCAGGGCGGCGAAGATGTCGACCGTCTGGCTGTAATAGGAGCCTGCCAGCAGCTTGGAGCCGATGCCGGCCACGGCACCGGTGGGCAATTCGCCGACGATGGCGCCAATCAGGCTGGCGGCAATCGCCACCTTCATCGAGGTGAAGAAGAACGGCACCGAGGCCGGAATCCGTAGCTTCCACAATGTCTGCATCTTGCTGGCGGAATAGGTCCGCATCAGGTCGAGATGCAGCACGTCAGGTGAGCGCAGGCCCTTGACCATGCCGACAGCGACCGGAAAAAATGACAGATAGGTGGAGATCAGCGCCTTGGGCAGCAGTCCGGTGACGCCGATGGCCGACAACAGCACGATGATCATCGGTGCAATCGCCAGGATCGGAATGGTCTGCGAGGCGATGATCCAGGGCAGGAAGGAGCGGTCGAGCGCCGGGATATGGACAATGCCGATGGCGATGACCACGCCAAGTGCGGTGCCCATGGCGAAGCCGAGCAGCGTCGCCGACAGCGTCACCCAGGAATGATAGACCAGACTGCGCTTTGACCAGGGTTTGACCGTCAGCGTGTTCTTCCAGAGGTTTTCCGCCACCTGATGCGGCGCCGGCATGGTCGGCTTCGGCTGGCTCATGGTCTTCATGAAGAATTCGGTGGTGGTGCGGGTTTCATCCGCACGGCGGTCGAAATCGCGTTGAAACGGCGCGTTCATCGAATAGGCGGCGACATACCAGGCGATGAGGATCACCAGCAGGATTGAACCGACGGGAACCAGACGGTCCCTGATGAAGCTGGGCTCGTTCATCCGTGTTTCCCCTGCGGCCAGACGATCATGGTGACGGCAACGATCCCCAGCGTGATGCCGCCGACCTGCATGATGGACGGGCGTTCACCGAAAATCAGCAAGCCGATCAGGTTGATGAGCACCAGTTGCAGCACAGCGGAGAGTGACATGGCGACTGCCAGCCCGCTTTCGCGCATCACCCGCACCATCATCAGATTGCCTGCGGTGTAAAGCGTGATCGCAAGCACCAGCAGCCAGACAGACGGCCGGTCGACATAGACCCGGAGACTGCTTGCTGCGGCCATGAAAATCACCATCACGGCTGCCAGCCAGATCATCAGCGAGGGGCTCATCGGGAACCTCCGGGCCAGCGCATCAACAAAGTGGCCACGCCTTCCGGGGTGTCGTCGTTGCGGCCTTCTGGAATTTCGACAAGAGCTTCGCGCTTGTAGAAGCGCAGGGCATCGGAATTGAGTTCGAAGACTGTGAGCTCGAAGCCTTGTGGGCGTGCGGACTTGGCGGCGTCGAGCAGCGCTTTGCCCAGACCGCTGCACCGGGCTTGTGGACGAAGATAGATCGCGTGAATGAAACGCCCGTCTTGATCCATCGAAAGATAACCAGCGATCTCGCCGCCATCCTCGGCCACGAAGATGGTTCGCCTGTCGAGCAGATCCGCACCGAACATGTCCTCGATGGCCTGACGATCGATCACACGGGGCAGCCATGAGGCGCCGGCGTCCAGATAGTCATTGATGATTGACGCGCAGACCGGCAGATCGGCGGCGGTCGCGCGTCGGACACCAGGTTCGTGGTAAGTTTGGCGGACAGCGCTATTCATCATAGCTGTGTCCGGCTTTGAGGCCTTCTCGGACCTGGTGGGCGATCTTGAGGAATTCAGGCGTCTCGCGAATGTCGAGCGACCGGTCGGGGCCCAGATCACAATCGATGATCTCGTGAATGCGGCCCGGACGCGGGCTCATCACCACGATCTTGGTCGACAGGAACACGGCTTCCGGAATCGAGTGGGTGACAAAGACCACAGTCTTCTTGGTCTTGGCCCAAAGTTTCAGCAGTTGCTCGTTCAAGTGATCGCGGACAATCTCGTCAAGCGCGCCAAATGGTTCGTCCATCAGCAGCATCGCCGGTTCAACGGCGAGCGCACGGGCGATGGAGGCACGCTGCTGCATGCCGCCGGAGAGCTGCCAGGGGAATTTCTTCTCAAAGCCAACAAGATTGACCAGCTCCAGATTGCTGGCAATGCGGGCCGAGCGGGTGGCTTTGTCGAGCCCCATGACTTCCAGCGGCAAGGCAACATTTTGCTCAATGGTGCGCCAGGGCAAAAGGGCTGATTGTTGAAACACATAGCCATAGGCACGGGCCATTCGCGCCTGTTCCGGCGTCATGCCATTGACCGACACCGTGCCGCCAGTTGGTTTTTCCAGATCGGCGATCACCCGGAGAAGCGTGGTCTTGCCGCAACCGGACGGACCGATCAGCGAGACGAATTCACCCTCGGCAATGTCGAGCGTGATGTCTTTCAGCGCATGAACCGGACCGTCATTGGTCTCGAAGGTGAGATCGAGGTTTTTGGTGGAGATGACGGTTGCTGTCACTGGCAGATCCTGTTCCGTCTGGAATGTGTTGCGCTCATCAATTCTCCATTCCTACACTGGCTCGTCTCACGCACTGCTTGGTTCACTCGCATCGGCTGACCGTGAATTCGAACTCGTCGCCGCCCTGCATCTTGAAATGGAGAGCGGCTGGATCGTCATAGCTTGGCCTGACGAGGTAGGTCGAGACCCACTCTTCGCCTTCTCCGGAGCAAAGTGCCGTGACGACCGCGCGACCGTAGGAGGCGGACAGGACCTGAAGGAAATCACAGCCCGATTCATGAAATTCGACATTCTGCGGGCTGACGATGATCTTGTTGTCGCTCATGGCTCCCTGCTCTGGGTCGAATGCACAGCCTTCGCTGTTTCCGTATTTGCCGTCAATCTGCAGCATGTCGGCTGCTGCCGGGGCGGCAAAAAGGCTCGCGAGGAAAATTATGCCAACTGTTCTGGCAAGCGCAGGCGTGAGCATGATCTTCATACCCCGCTTGCCGGAATGCCGGTGCGTTCGACCTTGCGTGGGGAAGAGACTTCCTTCCAGGTCGACAGCGCCTTGTTGGTCGGCGTCACCGGCTGCCTCGCGACAAACTCGCCGTGACCTTCCTGCGGCTTGACTTCGCCATCGTCGATGGCGACGCGGCCGCGGGTCAGCGTGTAGCGCGGCAGGCCCTTGACCTGCTTGCCCTCGAAGACGTTGTAGTCGATCGCCGACTGCTGGGTGCTGGCGGCAATGGTCTTGGATTTCTCCGGATCCCACACCACCAGATCGGCATCGGCGCCAACCAGCACCGCACCCTTTTTCGGATAGCAGTTGAGGATCTTGGCGATGTTGGTCGAGGTGACGGCGACGAACTCGTTCATGGTCAGCCTGCCGGTGGCAACGCCATAGGTCCACAGCATCGGCATGCGGTCTTCGAGGCCGCCGGTGCCGTTGGGGATTTTTGTGAAATCGCCGACGCCGAAGCGTTTCTGCTCAGTCGAAAACGCGCAATGGTCGGTGGCGACCACCTGCAGCGAGCCTGCGGACAGTCCGGCCCAGAGCGAATCCTGATGCATCTTGTTGCGGAAGGGCGGGCTCATCACCCGGCGCGCAGCATGGTCCCAGTCTGGGTTGGCATATTCGCTCTCGTCAAGCGTGAGATGCTGGATCAGCGGCTCGCCCCAGACCCGCATGCCCTTCTGGCGGGCGCGGCGGATGGCTTCGTGGCTCTGCTCGCAGGATGTGTGAACCACGTAAAGCGGAGTGCCAGCCATGTCGGCGATCATGATGGCGCGGTTGGTGGCTTCGCCCTCGACTTCGGCGGGACGGGAGTAGGCATGCGCCTCGGGGCCGTTGTTGCCTTCGGCCAGCAGTTTCTGCTGCAACTGCGCCACCACGTCGCCGTTTTCGGCGTGGACCATGGCGATGCCGCCCAGTTCGCCCACCCGGCTGAATGAGGAATACATCTCGTCATCATCAACCATCAGCGCGCCCTTGTAGGCCATGAAGTGCTTGAAGGTGGTGATGCCCTTTTCTTTGACCACTGTCTCCATCTCGTTGAACACCTGCTCGCCCCA is a window from the Hoeflea sp. IMCC20628 genome containing:
- a CDS encoding ABC transporter permease, which codes for MSVLRPNWQALLSLLATLYSLTALPFTAGMSQTTSLTVAAILAAGALLSMLRLSFAVETAILTLSSFGAAAMLISGLVDGFGTATHGYFAALAAAWLLGWRLVTVLSGDGSRANQTSAVSIIVPALFGIWVVILWECIVRGAGVPFVLLPPPSAIGARIVTSTSILAADFRQTVLKAVLFGYVVGCTTGFLVAILADRFRFFANGLLPIGNMVSALPMIGIAPIMVIWFGFDWQSKAAVVIVMTFFPMLVNTLAGLAATGDMERDLMRTYGATHWQVLLKLRLQAAMPFIFNALKINSTLALIGAIVAEFFGTPIVGMGFRISTEVGRMNLDMVWAEIAMAAIVGSLFYGALALLERSVTFWHPSYRR
- a CDS encoding ABC transporter permease — protein: MNEPSFIRDRLVPVGSILLVILIAWYVAAYSMNAPFQRDFDRRADETRTTTEFFMKTMSQPKPTMPAPHQVAENLWKNTLTVKPWSKRSLVYHSWVTLSATLLGFAMGTALGVVIAIGIVHIPALDRSFLPWIIASQTIPILAIAPMIIVLLSAIGVTGLLPKALISTYLSFFPVAVGMVKGLRSPDVLHLDLMRTYSASKMQTLWKLRIPASVPFFFTSMKVAIAASLIGAIVGELPTGAVAGIGSKLLAGSYYSQTVDIFAALIAGSVVAILLVSAVDIVGRFVNTRMGAKTQ
- a CDS encoding membrane protein, with protein sequence MSPSLMIWLAAVMVIFMAAASSLRVYVDRPSVWLLVLAITLYTAGNLMMVRVMRESGLAVAMSLSAVLQLVLINLIGLLIFGERPSIMQVGGITLGIVAVTMIVWPQGKHG
- a CDS encoding GNAT family N-acetyltransferase, which codes for MMNSAVRQTYHEPGVRRATAADLPVCASIINDYLDAGASWLPRVIDRQAIEDMFGADLLDRRTIFVAEDGGEIAGYLSMDQDGRFIHAIYLRPQARCSGLGKALLDAAKSARPQGFELTVFELNSDALRFYKREALVEIPEGRNDDTPEGVATLLMRWPGGSR
- a CDS encoding ABC transporter ATP-binding protein yields the protein MTATVISTKNLDLTFETNDGPVHALKDITLDIAEGEFVSLIGPSGCGKTTLLRVIADLEKPTGGTVSVNGMTPEQARMARAYGYVFQQSALLPWRTIEQNVALPLEVMGLDKATRSARIASNLELVNLVGFEKKFPWQLSGGMQQRASIARALAVEPAMLLMDEPFGALDEIVRDHLNEQLLKLWAKTKKTVVFVTHSIPEAVFLSTKIVVMSPRPGRIHEIIDCDLGPDRSLDIRETPEFLKIAHQVREGLKAGHSYDE
- the hydA gene encoding dihydropyrimidinase, encoding MSTTVIKNGTIVTADLTYKADVMIEGGVITAIGPNLVGEKSLDATGCYVMPGGIDPHTHLEMPFMGTYSTDDFESGTRAALAGGTTMVIDFALPAPGQSLLEALTMWDNKSTRAHCDYSFHMAITWWGEQVFNEMETVVKEKGITTFKHFMAYKGALMVDDDEMYSSFSRVGELGGIAMVHAENGDVVAQLQQKLLAEGNNGPEAHAYSRPAEVEGEATNRAIMIADMAGTPLYVVHTSCEQSHEAIRRARQKGMRVWGEPLIQHLTLDESEYANPDWDHAARRVMSPPFRNKMHQDSLWAGLSAGSLQVVATDHCAFSTEQKRFGVGDFTKIPNGTGGLEDRMPMLWTYGVATGRLTMNEFVAVTSTNIAKILNCYPKKGAVLVGADADLVVWDPEKSKTIAASTQQSAIDYNVFEGKQVKGLPRYTLTRGRVAIDDGEVKPQEGHGEFVARQPVTPTNKALSTWKEVSSPRKVERTGIPASGV